The nucleotide sequence TAAATAAATAGGATCATTTTCAAGCTCTTTCCCCATTTTACTAGAGATGAAAGCTCCGATCATGCATGCGATAAAGGTAGAAGGGATACAGATCATTAGAATGTCCAGTAAACCTATATCGAAGTCAGCTAATAATGCGACCATTGCAACAGTAGCGGCAGAGATTGGGCTAGCTGTAATGGCTTGTTGTGAGGCAATGACGGCGATTGACATTGGGCGTTCGGGTCTTACCTTTGACTCCCGGGCTACCTCAGCAATAACAGGTAAAACAGAGTAAGCAACATGCCCTGTACCTGCGCAGAAGGTAAATAAATATGTAATCATGGGTGCAACAAAGGTAATTCGTTTTGGATTTTTACGTAGTCCTTTTTCAGCTAAATGAACTAAATAATCCATTCCGCCCGCTGCTTGAAGAGAGCCGGCTGCTGTAATTACAGCTACAATCATAAGCATAACATCAATTGGTGGAGCTGTTGGTTGTAGTTGGAAAATAAAGACGAGGATCGCCATTCCGACCCCGCCCATAACCCCAAGGCCAACTCCTCCTAATCTTGCACCTATAAAAATACAAGCTAGTAAAATCAAGAATTGAACCCAAAACATGTAAAACACCTCCAGCTGAATGTGAAAATAACTTACTCTACCTCTTACCTAAATAGTTCCAAATAAAACCACGAAAATGTATTATAGTAAATTTTTTCTGAAAATAAATTATACTACTAATATTTTTATTTAAGAGAGAAAGAATGAATTACTGTAGAAATATATATAATTAATTTGGTTTTCAACTGATAAATTAATATATTGAAAAATATAACGGTAAAAGCAAATGATTTTTTGTTTGAGGATTTTTTGAAGACGGGTAATAAAATAAGGGGTACAAATTTCGACATTTTTACCTAGGCAAAACTATTGACCAACTTGTTTATACAAGTTAAAATAAATTCATAGCTTGTATATACAAGAAAATACATTCTGAGATGTAACCGTTTTAACAAAGGCAAAATAGAGGATCTAGCTTTTATTTCAAAAATTTTTTAGCTCTTATGAAAACGAATACATCTAAGCAGGAGGGAAAGTCATGAGTGTGAATAAGGAGTCTGTCCAACAAATTCTTGACGCCATTGGCGGAAAAGAAAATATCTCAGCAGCTACTCACTGTGTCACTCGTCTACGCTTTGCGCTTAAGGATGAAAGTAAGGTTGATAAAGAAAAGCTTGATAACATTGAAATGGTGAAAGGCGCTTTCTCCAGTAATGGTCAATTTCAAGTTATTATTGGTCAAGGCTTGGTAGACAAGGTATATAAAGAACTCGTCACGATGGCGGGAATTGAAGAAGCAACGAAGGAAGATGTGAAGGACCAAACTTCTCAGAAGATGAATCCTTTACAGCGTGCTGTGAAAACGTTAGCAGACATTTTTATCCCAATTCTGCCTGCCATTGTTACAGCCGGTTTGCTTATGGGTCTTAATAATATCTTGACTGGTACAGGTATTTTTTACGATGAGAAAGCACTAATTGATGTTTATACGCAATGGGCAGACCTAGCAAACATGATTAACCTAATTGCAAATACAGCATTCGTGTTCTTGCCTGGTTTGATTGGTTGGTCAGCGGTTAAGAGATTTGGTGGAAACCCATTATTAGGGATTGTTCTCGGCTTAATGCTTGTCCACCCAGATTTAACGAATGCGTGGAACTATGGGAATGCAAGTGCAAGTGGTGACTTGAAAGTATGGAACTTATTTGGATTAGAAGTTGAAAAGATTGGTTATCAAGGTCAAGTTCTTCCGGTATTAGTAGCATCTTATATTTTAGCTAAAATGGAAATTTATTTGAAAAAACTTATACCAGATGCATTTCAGCTACTGATAGTGGCACCTATCGCATTACTTGTCACAGGCTTCTTATCTTTCATTGCGATTGGTCCAGTGACATTTGCAATCGGTAATTTACTTACAGACGGCTTGATTAGTGTATTTGATACATTTGCAGCATTAGGTGGACTTATCTATGGTGGCTTCTATGCGCTGTTAGTTGTAACAGGTATGCACCATACATTCCTAGCTGTCGACTTACAATTAGTATCAAGCGCAGGTGGAACATTCTTATGGCCAATGCTTGCGCTATCTAATATCGCGCAAGGTTCTGCAGCTCTAGCAATGATGTTCCTGACAAAAGACGAGAAGCTTAAAGGTCTTTCATTAACATCTGCTATCTCTGCTTATCTCGGTATTACAGAACCTGCGATGTTTGGTGTGAATATTCGCTTTAAATATCCATTTATTGCAGCGATGATTTCTTCTGCAATTGCAGGGGTAATTGTATCAGTTAACGGTGTGAAAGCAGCATCAGTAGGTGTTGGTGGGGTACCGGGGATCTTCTCTATCTTCCCGCAATTCTGGGGAATCTTCTTGTTAGCGATGGCGATTGTTCTCGTATTACCATTCGCTTTAACATATGGCTATGCAAAATTGAAAAAGTAATAGAAGCATACAGCAACTAGCAACCAGTCATGGGGTTAGTTGCTGTCTTCGCTTCATTGTATAATTCTTAATTTTATCTAGGTGGTGACAGCATGACACAGCCATGGTGGAAAAAGTCAGTCGTGTATCAAATTTATCCAAAAAGTTTCAATGATACACAAGGAAATGGAACAGGTGATATTCAAGGGATTATTGAAAAATTAGATTATCTAAAGGAACTTGGTGTTGATGTTATTTGGCTAACACCGATTTATAAATCACCACAGCGTGATAATGGATATGATATTAGCGACTATTTTGACATCCATGAAGAGTACGGCACGATGGAAGATGTCGATAGGCTGTTAGATGAGGCTCATAAGCGTGGTATTAAGCTTATTATGGATATCGTTGTCAATCACACGTCAACTGAGCATGAATGGTTTAAAGAATCAAGAAAGTCGAAGGATAATCCTTATCGGGAGTTTTATATTTGGAAAGACCCAGTAGATGGGGATGTGCCAAATAATTGGCAGTCAAAGTTCGGAGGTTCAGCTTGGAAGTACGATGAGAACACAGGTCAATATTATTTACACTTGTTTGATGTCACGCAAGCTGATTTGAATTGGGAAAATGAAGAGGTCCGTCGAAAAGTCTATGACATGATGGACTTCTGGTTTAAGAAAGGGGTAGACGGTTTTCGTTTGGATGTGATTAACCTCATTTCGAAAGACCAAAGCTTCCCAAATGATGATGGAACTGTTGCTCCTGGTGACGGTAGAAAGTTCTATACAGATGGTCCGCGTGCCCACGAATTTATGCATGAAATGAACGAAGAAGTATTTTCAAAGTATAATTCGATGACAGTAGGAGAAATGTCTTCCACAACGGTTGAAGACTGTATAAAATACACGCATCCTGACCGTAAAGAGCTAGATATGACATTTAACTTTCATCATTTGAAAGTCGACTATCCGAATGGAGAAAAATGGACAGTTGCTGACTTTGACTTCCTTTCCTTGAAGCAGATTTTGTCAAAATGGCAAGTGGAAATGCATAAGGGCGGCGGCTGGAACGCATTATTCTGGTGTAACCATGACCAGCCTCGTGTTGTGACTCGTTACGGCGATGATACAATTTATCATAGAGAGTCTGCAAAGATGTTAGCAACGACTATCCACTTTATGCAAGGAACACCGTATATTTACCAAGGTGAAGAAATCGGCATGACAAATCCGAAGTTTGAAACAATTGATGATTACCGTGATGTTGAATCCTTAAACATTTATAATATCTTGCAAGAAGAAGGAAAGTCCAAAGAGGAGATTATTGAAATCTTAAAGCAGAAATCCCGAGATAATTCCCGTACTCCTGTACAGTGGGATGACAGTGCGAACGCTGGTTTTACACCTGGAACACCTTGGATTCCAGTTGCTTCGAATTATAAAGAGATTAACGTTCAGCAAGCGTTACAGGATACTGACTCTGTATTCTATCATTACAAAAAGCTTATTGATTTGCGTAAACATTTAGATATTATGACAGATGGCGATTACCAGCTGCTGCTTGAGGAGCATCCGCGGATCTTTGCTTATACACGTAATACAGAGAAGGAAACATTGCTTGTTATTAACAATTTTTATGGTGAGGAAACAACGTTTGAGTTACCTGAAAATGTAGATATGTCAAAGTATGACAGTCGATTGATTATAAGTAATTATGAAGATTCGTCAGAGGAATATCATCGAATTCTATTGCGCCCATATGAGTCGCTCGTATATCATCTAAAGAAGAAATAATAGAAACGGTGATCCTAATGAAAAATAAATATCTTGGCATTTATCAAGACCTTGCTGAAAAGATTGAACAAGGCACATATAAGCCAAATGAAAAATTACCTTCTGAGAATGAGCTTGTTGAAGAATATAATGTATCACGGGAAACGATTCGCAAGGCTCTTAACATTCTTGCTCAAAATGGTTATATTCAAAAAATTCGCGGTAAAGGCTCAGTTGTATTAGAAATAGGGAAGTTTGATTTTCCGATTACTGGTCTTGTCAGCTTTAAAGAAATTGCCAATAAAATTGGTAAGGAATCAAGTACCACGGTTCATGAACTTTCTATCGTGGAACCTGACCAATACCTTATGAATCAGCTTCAAGTGAAAGAGAGTGCAGAGATTTGGAAGGTTGTGCGCGTTCGAAAAATTGATAAAGAGCGTATTATTCTAGATAAAGACTATTTCAATAAGAAGTATGTCCCGACTCTAACGAAGCAAGTGTGTGAAGATTCGATTTATGAATACTTAGAAGGTACACTAGGTATTCAAATAAGTTTTGCAAAAAAAGAATTTTTTGTTGAAAAAGCAACAGAGGAAGATCGAGAGCTATTGGATTTAAAGGAATTCGATTCAGTTGTAGTAGTGAAAAATTATGTTTATCTAAATGATGCGAGTTTAATGGAATATACGGAATCAAGGCATCGTCCAGATAAGTTTCGGTTCGTCGATTTTGCAAGACGCCAACATGGGCTACAATAATGACCATAAAGAAGACTCCAGTGAACAATCTGGAGTCTTTTTGTATGAGAAAAAAGAAAAAGACAAAATATTTAATAATTATTTCAAATATTTCGCTTTTTTTCGAGAGGATATGAAAAAAATATATTGTATAATATAGGAAAACAGAAGGAGTTTTAGGGATGTTTTATGAGCATATACAACCTCAAAAGTTAAAAACATTTTTAATGAACCCAACTCATGAAACGTTGGAAAGTCTACTCCTATTTAACACTGGGGGAAACGGATTTTCTTGATTTCAAGATGAAATGGATTGATTTAACGAAGCTTGCAAAGCATACATTAGCAATAGCAAATTCTGGCGGAGGCTGTATCTTAATGGGGGGTAGGCCAGAAAGAAGATGGCACAGTTCTTCTCGATGGCATGAGTGATGAGGATTTCCTGGATAAAGCCGATGTCGATAATAAGCTCGAAAATTATTTGCCAAAGTATTTGAAATACCGTACTGAGGACTTTATTTTCAATGAATACGCAGCTGAACCTATCCGCAATAAAAAGTTCCAAGTATTAATTATTGAATATGATCCAAAGTATGTACCTTATACCTCGATTATTAGCAGAGGAGAGCTTCGTTATGGGGCTATTTATGTTCGTCAAGGCACAAAGACACTTGAAGCGACACATGAAAAGCTTGTTGAGATGATTTTAAGGAAGGTTCAATCTGGTGGTTCTTTCTCCACAGAATTAAGTCTTCAAGAACATTTGATGCAATTGAGGCATCTATACTACGAGAAAAATAGGCAATTTGATGAGGAATATGAGCAATTTATTGAGCAGGTGATTATCAAAAAACAAAAGCGTATCGAAGAGGTTTTAGACCTCCATTCCGCAGCGAGCGAAAGCGAATGAATGTTTTATTATTGTTAAGATATGTCTGGACAACTATTTTGAAGAAATTGGATTCGATATAATTATGGAAGTTAAATTGAAGTGAGCTTTGGCTTGGGGGAGCCTGCTTAACAAATAAAAAGATGGGGGTATGTCATTTTGTTATTTAGAAAGCTTCATTCTAAACCAACTTCATTAGTACCAATTCAGGAAAGTGATATACAAGCTACTGAAAGGTTAAATCAAAAGCTAAAATATTTGCAACTGACGAAAAAGGATTTACAAAATTTAAGAAAACTAGAGCCAATAATGGAACAATATGCCGAAGAGATTACAAATAGGCACTACGAAATGATTTTGCAGCTTCCAGAATTAAAGAAAATGGTTGATGATCATAGTACAGTTGATCGGTTATCAAAAACATTTGTCAACTACATGAAGTCAATCCCTAAAGTAGAAATCAATATCGAGTATATCCAAGAACGACGAAAAATCGGGCAAGTTCATTGCCGGATTAAAATGCCTCAAGAGTGGTTTATTGGCTCATTTATTCGTGTATACGAATATGTTCTTCCAGCGGTTGCTAGCCGTTTCGCTCGAAATCCCGCTGAACTTTCAGACGTCCTTCTAGCCCTCCATAAAATCTTGACACTTGATGCCCAAATTGCTTTAGCTGCTTATCAAGAAGCACATGATTTTCAAGTTGTTGAAAATGCAAGTAACATCATGGAAGTTATTATCGGAACAGAAAAAGTAAATGCCCTATTGGGGACAGTCGAAGCTGTTAGCTCAACGATTAGTGAGGTTGAAAGTGTTAGTGCTTCTACTGAGGAGTTAAATGCTTCTGTTGAGGAAATCGCCGGAAGCGCAGAAGGAATGCACCAGCGAACAGCTCATGTTATTGATGAAATTAGCTACGGAAAGTCAACAATTCAACAATCATTGGATGGCTTTCAGAAGGTCGCTGGTGAATTTACTCAGACGAAAAGTTATATCAATCATCTTATTGCAGAAGTTGATAACATTTCAACTGTTGTTGGGTTTATTAGAGAGATTGCTGAACAAACGAATTTGCTAGCTCTGAATGCTTCCATTGAAGCCGCGCGTGCGGGTGAGCAAGGAAAAGGGTTTGCTGTAGTAGCGGCTGAAGTAAGAAAATTAGCTGAGCAGACGACGAAATCAGTGAATCAAATTACATCGACGATTAAGCAGATGCAAAACGAGGCTGAGCAAGTTGAGACGATGACGGATGATACAATTCAACAATTGAACGCTCAAGTGGAGAAATCTCAAGAAGCAAGCAGAGCACTTGACCAAATTATTCACAAAGTTGATGAAATCGGATCTTCGACTGGAAATATTGCAGCGATTACAAAACAACAAGCAGCAGCCACAGATGGTATTACGGAAAGTATGAGTACACTGTTTGAGGATACAAAAGCAATTGGAAGGCGTTCTGTCGAAACAGGAGAAGCAGTATTTGAGATTAGCTTAGAATTTAACCAATTGCGTCAGGAAGCCGTTCAGTCAATTACCTTCCTTCGTAACAAAGAGTTAATTCGAATTGTACAAACTGAACATTTATTATGGAAATGGTGGCTATATAATAATATTCTTGGCTATCACACAATGGATGAAAAGGATTTAGTTGATGAGAATAATTGTCGTTTTGGTAAGTGGTATTCAGAGATGAAGAAGAACCCTCAGTTTGCACAGCTACCGTCTTTTAAAGCATTAGATGAACCACATCGCAAGGTCCATCGTTTGGCTGAACAAATTTTCGGTTTAACGAAACAAAATAAAAAAAGGGAAGCGAAAGAGCTCCTTGCTGAGTTAGAAGCCCTTTCCCAAGAAATGGTTGTTTGCCTTCAAACGCTAGCGAAAGATATCAGTAATACAGACTTGGAACTAATGGGGATGGAATTACGCTAGTCGTTAGTATTTTATTTTAAAAGACGAGTAGATTTTTAGTTCATATAATTCAGTGACATCCAGGGAGTCTACTTTTGAGAAGGGGCTTCCTTTTTCAATTTCAGAAAGAAATTCATCCATCTTATTAGCTGGGCCTTCGACATCAATTTCTACACTTTCATCACGTTTGTTCTTCACCCAGCCTTTCATGCTGTATTCAAGGGCTTTTTGTTGTACGTATGCTCGAAACCCAACACCTTGGACATTTCCGTGCACAATTATATGATAACGTTTCATGATCTGTTCGCCTCACTTTCAAAGCTCTCAATTTAACTCTGTGATCATTTTATTTCCTTTCCTTGTTTAGATTAAACTGCTCTCGACCATAATGGGTAAAAAAGGATGAGAGAGGGGAAGGAGAATGAGAGATAAGCAGGGCGTTCCAGGTCATTTTATTAAAGTTGGAAGAGGAGCATATCTATCAAAACATGATCCTCGCTTCTTAGAAAAATATATTCACTATTTCCCTGAAGATGGACAGAAGCTGTATGAGTATGCCAGCCTGCTTTCCTCACAAGGAAAACATAAGCAGGCACAACAGTACTACCGGCGCGCAGCATTGCATGGCTATTTTGGAGGTGTGTCAACCGCTGCTATTACGAAAACTGATCACGAAGAAGAGGAAAAGAAAGATTCCAAGCAAGCATGGGCGTCTGCTCTGTTATGGATAAATGTCCTTTTGCTTGTTATCTTACTGGTGTTTGTCGGGAATGTTCTGCTTACGGAATTAGCAGGCGGAAAACATTCTGTTCTTTCTCTAAAATCTATCGAAGCAGAGGAAACAATTGAAGAAGAACCTGCCGTAATAGGAGAAAAATATCCACTTGCTCTCATTGCAGTAAATCAAGCTATTCAATCATACGCTGACATGAAAGGCTACTACCCAAAGGATTTACAACATTTGAAAGGTTCGTATCCTGATAACTGGGTAAGTATCCTACCTGCCGATGTTTTTTATAATAGAAGAGAGAATGATTATGAGCTGACTTGGCGTGGTGAGGATGTTTCGCATCTTTTACCGTCGCTTCAGCTCACTTTTTATGAAGGCAATAATCAGCTCGTGTTGATGGCTGGAGAAGAAGTAGTTAGGGTCTACCCTGTCGCGTCCGGCCGTGAGCCGTTAACCTTTTCAAGTAGCGCAGTAACTGAACGGGTGGTGAACCCGAATGGCGGGACAGGCGTACTTGGAACCCGGGGGCTGGTACTTCATGATAATTATGCGATTCACGGGACTAATCAGCCTGAACTGATTGGTGAGCGTGTCAGCAAAGGCTGTTTACGTTTATTAAATGAAGACATTGAAGAGCTATATCCATATATTCCAATTGGAACGCCTTTGACTGTAGAGAAAGGGAAATTTATAGGGGAACCTTCCATGCTTAAAGGTCTTCCAGCATTTTCATCGCCTCTTTTAGCTCATGAGCAGACAAATTTAAAGTGGTTCAAATGGCGTCAGTAATATTTTTGCGATAAAATGTGTACGTTGCTATTTTCGTGATTAAAGGAGTATTATAGATGATTATTTTAATTACTGGCGTTGCAGGATTTATCGGTTTTCATACAGCTCAAAAATGTTTAGAACAAGGTTGGACAGTAGTAGGGATTGATAATATGAATGACTATTACAGTCCAACCTTAAAGAAGGATAGACTTGGTCAGCTTCAAAGTGAGAAGTTTGTTTTTTGTAAAGGGGATCTTGTTGATCAAAGCTTTGTACAAGATGTCTTTCAAAAGTATAAACCTGAGAAAGTTCTTCACCTTGCAGCACAGCCAGGGGTACGTTACAGCCTGGTAGAGCCTGAACCTTATGTTCAAAGCAATATTGTCGGTTTCTTTCATATAATTGAAGCGGCAAAACAAGCAGATGTAGATCATTTTATTTATGCATCTTCAAGCTCGGTGTACGGAGCAAATCGAAAGGTACCATTTTCTGAACATGATCATACTGAGCATCCTGTAAACCTCTATGCAGCAAGTAAGAAGGCGAATGAAATGATGGCACATAGCTATAGTCATTTATATGGGTTGCCGACGACTGGTCTGCGTTTTTTTACGGTATACGGGCCATGGGGACGTCCGGATATGGCGCCTTTTATTTTTACCGATGCCATTTTACAAGGGAAAACGTTGCAGGTGTATGGTCACGGGCAAGCGCTTCGTGATTTTACATATATTGACGATATTGTGGACGGGGTCTTCCGCGTGATGGAACGCAAGGCTAAACGGAATGAGGCGTGGAATGGATTAGAGCCTGATCCAGCAACATCTACTGCACCATACGAAATTTTTAATATAGGGAATAGTTCTCCTGTGAAAGTAATTGATTTTATTGAAGCATTAGAAGAAGCGTTAGGAATAGAAGCAAAAAAAGATTTTCAGCCGTTAGATAGAAGCGAAGTACAGGCGACACATGCAGATATGACGAGGTTTGCAGAAAGATTTCACTTTCAGCCACGTATATCGCTAAATGAAGGCGTGAAGAGATTTGTGGAATGGTATAAATGGTATGAAAAAAAGTCCCAATGACAGGGACTTTTTCTAACTGCTCCGAGGCAAAGAGCGCCTCTATGCTTGAAGACTCCAGCAATCGGACAGCCTAACCGCCTTTCTTCGCTTTTCTTATTTCCGTAAATTTGATAGTTCGTCGACGATGGCGTTCATTTCGTTTGTTGAGAAGTTATCTTTTCGTTCTACCATTTCGTAAATGTCTTTCAAGTCTTCGTACTTATCTTCATCAATATCTGATGCTTGAATTGCGCCTGCATTTACCATTCTTAATTTTGTTTTAATCTCATCAAGCATGAATGTAATGTTTTCTTCTGTTTTTTGTGTTAAATCCACTATTGTTCACCCTCTCGAACGAAGATGTATTTATCTTAACATGGGGGGAGGGACATTTAAAGGACAGTAATATTGGTAACAAGTAAAAAAGACAGGAGCTGGATGCTCCTGTCTTTGTAAAATTATGAACCGTATTGACGGCCTTGTTCGCGCTCTTCTTGCATTGCTTTCTTGAAACGTTTTGTTTCGGCTACAACGACACCGGATAAGCCGAGAAGACCGATTAAGTTCGGGAAGGCCATTAAACCATTCATAATGTCAGCGATTCCCCAAACAGCTTCAAGTGTTGAAATAGCACCTACGAATACAGCGAGTACGAAGACAGCACGATAAGCTTTAACTGCTGATTTGCCAAAGAGATATGAGAAGCATTTCTCACCATAATAAGACCAGCCGATGATTGTAGAGAAGGCAAAGAAAATAAGCCCAACTGCTACAATAACAGACCCCGTACTACCTAAGAATTTTTCAAATGTTGCCGAAGTTAAATCAGCGCCTTGTAAGTCACCATCTTTGTACAAACCACCCATAACCAATGTGATACCAGTGATTGAACAAACAACAATCGTATCAAGGAACACTTGTGTCATTGATACAAGTGCTTGGCGGCCAGGATAGTCTGTTTTTGCTGCCGCAGCAGCGATTGGAGCGGAACCAAGACCAGCTTCATTCGAGAACACTCCGCGCGCAACACCCCAGCGTACAACTGTACCGATTGCACCACCGGCAACTGCTTGACCTGAGAATGCGTCACTAAAGATTAAGCTGACTGCACCAGGTACTAAATCAAAGTTTGTAAAAATAACAATAAGACCACCAATAATGTAGAAAACTGCCATAACAGGAACGAAGAATGATGTCACTTTACCAATACTCTTAATACCACCAAGGATAACAAGTGCTGTAAAAGCAGTAAGAATAAGACCAGTTGCCCACCCTGGGATTGAAAAAGTTGACTCAACAACATCTGCTACAGAGTTTGATTGAACCATGTTTCCGATTCCAAAAGCAGCTATTGAACCAAATAATGCAAAAAGAACACCAAGCCACTTTTGTCCTAGACCACGCTCAAGATAATACATCGGTCCACCGGACATTTCTCCATTCTCATCTTGGACACGATATTTTACTGCTAAAATAGCTTCTGCATATTTTGTTGCCATTCCAACTAAAGCAGAAAGCCACATCCACAGAACAGCACCAGGTCCACCAAAGAAAACGGCTGTTGCAACACCAGCAATATTACCTGTACCGATTGTTGCAGCCAACGCTGTCATCAAAGACTCATAATGAGAAATATCGCCTTTGGATTTTTTATCTTGCTGTGGGCTGAACGCAAGCTTTAGTGCATATGGAAGAGTGCTGAATTGAAGGAATGATAATCGAAGTGTGAGATAAATACCAGTTCCTACGAGTAATACTAGTAGCGGCAGCCCCCATACCCAGCCGCTAATCGTGCTGATTAATTCCATAAATGACTCCCCTTTCATAATTTGTTATATTAAAATATTCTGAAAAAAAGTGAATAATGTCAAGTATAATTTATTTTGAAACTTTTGTATGATAAGCGAAAGAAGTGTTGTGCATTAACTTCTTGAAGAACCTTGTTAAGTAAATG is from Bacillus tianshenii and encodes:
- a CDS encoding methyl-accepting chemotaxis protein codes for the protein MLFRKLHSKPTSLVPIQESDIQATERLNQKLKYLQLTKKDLQNLRKLEPIMEQYAEEITNRHYEMILQLPELKKMVDDHSTVDRLSKTFVNYMKSIPKVEINIEYIQERRKIGQVHCRIKMPQEWFIGSFIRVYEYVLPAVASRFARNPAELSDVLLALHKILTLDAQIALAAYQEAHDFQVVENASNIMEVIIGTEKVNALLGTVEAVSSTISEVESVSASTEELNASVEEIAGSAEGMHQRTAHVIDEISYGKSTIQQSLDGFQKVAGEFTQTKSYINHLIAEVDNISTVVGFIREIAEQTNLLALNASIEAARAGEQGKGFAVVAAEVRKLAEQTTKSVNQITSTIKQMQNEAEQVETMTDDTIQQLNAQVEKSQEASRALDQIIHKVDEIGSSTGNIAAITKQQAAATDGITESMSTLFEDTKAIGRRSVETGEAVFEISLEFNQLRQEAVQSITFLRNKELIRIVQTEHLLWKWWLYNNILGYHTMDEKDLVDENNCRFGKWYSEMKKNPQFAQLPSFKALDEPHRKVHRLAEQIFGLTKQNKKREAKELLAELEALSQEMVVCLQTLAKDISNTDLELMGMELR
- a CDS encoding acylphosphatase; translated protein: MKRYHIIVHGNVQGVGFRAYVQQKALEYSMKGWVKNKRDESVEIDVEGPANKMDEFLSEIEKGSPFSKVDSLDVTELYELKIYSSFKIKY
- a CDS encoding DUF1128 domain-containing protein, whose product is MDLTQKTEENITFMLDEIKTKLRMVNAGAIQASDIDEDKYEDLKDIYEMVERKDNFSTNEMNAIVDELSNLRK
- the treC gene encoding alpha,alpha-phosphotrehalase yields the protein MTQPWWKKSVVYQIYPKSFNDTQGNGTGDIQGIIEKLDYLKELGVDVIWLTPIYKSPQRDNGYDISDYFDIHEEYGTMEDVDRLLDEAHKRGIKLIMDIVVNHTSTEHEWFKESRKSKDNPYREFYIWKDPVDGDVPNNWQSKFGGSAWKYDENTGQYYLHLFDVTQADLNWENEEVRRKVYDMMDFWFKKGVDGFRLDVINLISKDQSFPNDDGTVAPGDGRKFYTDGPRAHEFMHEMNEEVFSKYNSMTVGEMSSTTVEDCIKYTHPDRKELDMTFNFHHLKVDYPNGEKWTVADFDFLSLKQILSKWQVEMHKGGGWNALFWCNHDQPRVVTRYGDDTIYHRESAKMLATTIHFMQGTPYIYQGEEIGMTNPKFETIDDYRDVESLNIYNILQEEGKSKEEIIEILKQKSRDNSRTPVQWDDSANAGFTPGTPWIPVASNYKEINVQQALQDTDSVFYHYKKLIDLRKHLDIMTDGDYQLLLEEHPRIFAYTRNTEKETLLVINNFYGEETTFELPENVDMSKYDSRLIISNYEDSSEEYHRILLRPYESLVYHLKKK
- a CDS encoding SDR family NAD(P)-dependent oxidoreductase; this encodes MIILITGVAGFIGFHTAQKCLEQGWTVVGIDNMNDYYSPTLKKDRLGQLQSEKFVFCKGDLVDQSFVQDVFQKYKPEKVLHLAAQPGVRYSLVEPEPYVQSNIVGFFHIIEAAKQADVDHFIYASSSSVYGANRKVPFSEHDHTEHPVNLYAASKKANEMMAHSYSHLYGLPTTGLRFFTVYGPWGRPDMAPFIFTDAILQGKTLQVYGHGQALRDFTYIDDIVDGVFRVMERKAKRNEAWNGLEPDPATSTAPYEIFNIGNSSPVKVIDFIEALEEALGIEAKKDFQPLDRSEVQATHADMTRFAERFHFQPRISLNEGVKRFVEWYKWYEKKSQ
- the treP gene encoding PTS system trehalose-specific EIIBC component, encoding MSVNKESVQQILDAIGGKENISAATHCVTRLRFALKDESKVDKEKLDNIEMVKGAFSSNGQFQVIIGQGLVDKVYKELVTMAGIEEATKEDVKDQTSQKMNPLQRAVKTLADIFIPILPAIVTAGLLMGLNNILTGTGIFYDEKALIDVYTQWADLANMINLIANTAFVFLPGLIGWSAVKRFGGNPLLGIVLGLMLVHPDLTNAWNYGNASASGDLKVWNLFGLEVEKIGYQGQVLPVLVASYILAKMEIYLKKLIPDAFQLLIVAPIALLVTGFLSFIAIGPVTFAIGNLLTDGLISVFDTFAALGGLIYGGFYALLVVTGMHHTFLAVDLQLVSSAGGTFLWPMLALSNIAQGSAALAMMFLTKDEKLKGLSLTSAISAYLGITEPAMFGVNIRFKYPFIAAMISSAIAGVIVSVNGVKAASVGVGGVPGIFSIFPQFWGIFLLAMAIVLVLPFALTYGYAKLKK
- a CDS encoding sodium:alanine symporter family protein translates to MELISTISGWVWGLPLLVLLVGTGIYLTLRLSFLQFSTLPYALKLAFSPQQDKKSKGDISHYESLMTALAATIGTGNIAGVATAVFFGGPGAVLWMWLSALVGMATKYAEAILAVKYRVQDENGEMSGGPMYYLERGLGQKWLGVLFALFGSIAAFGIGNMVQSNSVADVVESTFSIPGWATGLILTAFTALVILGGIKSIGKVTSFFVPVMAVFYIIGGLIVIFTNFDLVPGAVSLIFSDAFSGQAVAGGAIGTVVRWGVARGVFSNEAGLGSAPIAAAAAKTDYPGRQALVSMTQVFLDTIVVCSITGITLVMGGLYKDGDLQGADLTSATFEKFLGSTGSVIVAVGLIFFAFSTIIGWSYYGEKCFSYLFGKSAVKAYRAVFVLAVFVGAISTLEAVWGIADIMNGLMAFPNLIGLLGLSGVVVAETKRFKKAMQEEREQGRQYGS
- the treR gene encoding trehalose operon repressor, encoding MKNKYLGIYQDLAEKIEQGTYKPNEKLPSENELVEEYNVSRETIRKALNILAQNGYIQKIRGKGSVVLEIGKFDFPITGLVSFKEIANKIGKESSTTVHELSIVEPDQYLMNQLQVKESAEIWKVVRVRKIDKERIILDKDYFNKKYVPTLTKQVCEDSIYEYLEGTLGIQISFAKKEFFVEKATEEDRELLDLKEFDSVVVVKNYVYLNDASLMEYTESRHRPDKFRFVDFARRQHGLQ
- a CDS encoding L,D-transpeptidase family protein, with protein sequence MRDKQGVPGHFIKVGRGAYLSKHDPRFLEKYIHYFPEDGQKLYEYASLLSSQGKHKQAQQYYRRAALHGYFGGVSTAAITKTDHEEEEKKDSKQAWASALLWINVLLLVILLVFVGNVLLTELAGGKHSVLSLKSIEAEETIEEEPAVIGEKYPLALIAVNQAIQSYADMKGYYPKDLQHLKGSYPDNWVSILPADVFYNRRENDYELTWRGEDVSHLLPSLQLTFYEGNNQLVLMAGEEVVRVYPVASGREPLTFSSSAVTERVVNPNGGTGVLGTRGLVLHDNYAIHGTNQPELIGERVSKGCLRLLNEDIEELYPYIPIGTPLTVEKGKFIGEPSMLKGLPAFSSPLLAHEQTNLKWFKWRQ